The following is a genomic window from Candidatus Methylomirabilis lanthanidiphila.
TCCTGAAGGTCTGGGCCGAAGCCGTTGTGACAACGCTCGTGACAAGGGCCGTCACAGCCATCCACATCCGTAGTTTGCTAAACGCCATCATTTCCTCTTCTACTTATGTTCGGGGAACGAATATCCGGAACCTTTGCACCTCGTCTCCTTCCGACCGATGCGGCCCAACGCCCAGCATCAGCTGCGGCGCAACGCGCCGGCTGCTGCATGCTGTTGTTATCCGCCTCCCGACCACTCTGTTTCGATCCGTCCGGCGGCAACATCCTTGAGCTTGCCCTCGCGGAAGGCAAACGTGACCGTCGTCGTGAGATTCGCTGGGAACCCGGACTTCTTCAAGCCGTATCGCACGCCGGCCCCCACTGGTACCCCAACCCATGGGGTCAGGAAGATTGAGGTGAGTGCGCCGATGCCAAGCCCACTCGCGATCTCGATGATGTCGTCGAGGCAGGAGTTGACTATGCGTACCCCGGCGTGACGTGCCACGAGTACCGCTGAATCCACCGCCGCGTGTCCAGTGCCATCCGCAAGCTGTAGTCCGCCTCTGTTGAACAGTGCCCGAACTCTTCGAATGTTATCCACCCAGCATTGAAGTCGAGCATTCAGGCTGCCCTGGTTGGCCGCGCCGTGAAGTAGCAGACACGCGAGGCACCACGCCGCCTCGGGGCCAGTGAAGCTCGTCCTGTTCTAGTGCCGGAAATGATACCCCGCAGCGGATGGCGAGTGATCTGAAGACCGGATTCTCGTGCAACTTCTTCGTGGTACCGGCCTCGGATGATTGTTGAGGCCACATACGCGCGGACCATGATGTCAAAATCGCGATCCCGTTGCTTGACGAGGCGCTTGATTGCTTCAGGCTCAGTACTCCGCCGGTGCAGTTCAGAAGCATTCTGCTCCGAAATCCCAACGAGCTTCGCAATACTTGGGAGGTAGTTTGGATCGAAGAGGCCGCCGAGCCTGCGTGAGTGGGACAGCCACGCCTTCTCGCTCGACCAGTCGATCCAAGGCTGGAAGTCCCGCTTGTCAGCGAGCAGGCGATCAACCTCCGCCCGGACCTTGTCGCTGTTCTCGGTTCGAGCGATCCATCGCTTGGACCGTTTGATCGCCACATCGCGCGTGGACTGGTCGAACTGACGAGTCGACCGTAGCAGGCCGCTGGACAGCATGAGGTCGATGAGCAAGTCCTGCCCGTCTAACGCGACTCCCTTGGGTGGCCCCAAGCCAGGGGCGAGAGCCATGCTGCTTTCCCGAATCAGGATTGCAGTGAGGTCGAGAACCGTCGTGAGCGACCACGGGTATTGGCCTGTGGTGCCTCTGTCCAGGCATTGCACCACCTGCGCAACTGTCGCCGAATCAACCAGGCCGTTCATCTCACTCATCCCGTCAAGCCTCCGAGCAGGTCATTGTGCGGATAACGCAGACGCTCTGCCGCCGCTTCAACTGTCCACCCAAACAAGGCGGCGGACGGCAGAAGCGAATGGTTAGACAGCCAACTCATTTCCACGCTATTGCCCCATCCGTACCACGTGGGAATCCGTTGTCGGCCTCTTCCAAGAGTGGCCCTTTACCGCTCTCGTCAACCAATTTTGAAACCTTCACGGCGGACAACCATTCGCCTTTAACTTTCTTCACCAATAGTGTTTGCTGGAATGAGCCGTTTCTTGCCGTTATCTGCGCGGCTAGGGCCACTTCCGATCGGCCATTTAGTTTGTATGGACCTTGCAGCGCTACCACGCCGGGGCTAAGATTCCCCAGGTTCAGAATCGTCGAGCTTCGCATCAGCTCATCATATGAGAAGCTCTTTAACTGGGCCGGTTCCCATATACGAATCTGCACATCATAGAGCGGAAACTTGCCTTTATGTATAACGACAATCACTGGGTCACCGCCGGGTTTCACGCTGGTTGTTCTTACATAGCAGAAGCTGTCGCCACCCGTAATCTGACTTTGAATTTCAGCATTGAGTCGAGCGATTTCGCGGTCCTTTTCGGCAGATTGAACTGATGACCAAAGTACGCCAGCAGCGCCTAAGATAGCGCCAACAAAGACCAATATTGTTGGCCCATTATCTGCGAGCCACTTCATTCAGTTCCTCCGAAAAGTTCTCGATGGCTGTCTAACGTTCCGGCTGTGCGGCGCCGGCTACAAAAGTATCAGGAAACATGGCGCGCTGTCCCCGGCGTCCGCACGAGCCGGTTGTTGGGTGTCAATTTGGTCGCACCAATGGCTTGTCTAATGGATTCTCTGGCTTTTGCGTGGAACTTTGTACGAGGGTTTCTGCTGCATCTAAGATTGCGGCGGCGTTGGATACCGCGCTCTTACTATCCCTGGCTCCTGAGAGCTCAGCTCTGAACTCAGCGATCATTTCATCTTTGAGATATTTAAGGAAAGCGTTCGTTCCTTCGAGTACGTCCGCATCGTACAAATTAAGGATGTCCTCGGGCGCTGATGCTTTAATCAATTGCCGTTCGTTTACTCTCTGCCAAATTTCGGCGTGATCCATGGACGAGAAAAGAAACAATGACGCCTTTGTGACGCGCGACATATAGAAACCACTATATGCGGCATATAGAGCCCAGCCTCGCTCGGAAATAAAGGGTCGAGCCAATTCAGTTTCATTTCGCTTTTTAAGGAACGGTAAATGCTCGGGGTTCTTTAGCAGAATCTCGAAATTCTTTTTTGTTGAAGGGTCTGATCCGTACTTTCGCACCCAATCAATTGGAAGCACTGCCACGAACATGGCGGCAGCGGACATTTCATTCCAAGCTAAAACTGAATTCCAAACAGTCTCTATCGCCCTAATCTTGTAAGGCAAGATGGCGACTTGAGATTGTGAATAGGCGGTATGACCGGCCGAAGTCATATCGCTTAGCGTGGAGTTAGCTCTTTGTAGCTGCGACTTCAGCTCCTCAAGCTTCGCGTCGTTATCCAGTCGGATATCTGCTGTAAGTCGGGCCACGATCCATATTCGGCCAAGCCACAAGGCAGCGGCGAAGAGGCCGACAGACACCGCGGACGTGGTGAAAATTTCTTCGAAGGCCATATTTACAGTGACACCCAACTATAAGTGAGCCGCTCTTGAAGCCGACAAAGGCTGGCGGTCTATCTCTTAAGTCGACTCCACTTCTCAACAACGGATTGTCCTGTAATCTCCCACACTTAGCCCAACCGGTCAAGCTTATTCTGGCCGACAAACGCCGCAAACTTTGGCGGCCTATCTCCCTAACAATTGGCGGCCTATCTCGGCCGCCCTATAGCCGATCAGCCGGGCTATTGACCCCCCGTCCGCCCCGGTTCAACACGTGAGTGTAGATCATCGTTGTGCTCACATCCCGGTGGCCAAGCAACTCTTGGATCGTCCTGATGTCGTATCCGTCCTCCAGCAGGTGGGTTGCAAAGGAGTGCCGAAACGTGTGCGGGCTTGCCGGCTTGGAGAGTCCGGCCTTCAGCGCGGCATTTCTCACCGCCTTCTGCAACACGGATTCGTGGAGATGGTGGCGCTTTCTCAGCCCGGACTGGCGATCGAGGTAGAGGCTTGAGGCGGGGAACACCCATTGCCAGCTCCACTCTTTGCCCGCATTCGGGTATTTTCGTTCTAAGGCGTTGGGGAGAGCGACACCCGAGTAGCCGCTCTTCAGATCAGTCTCGTATTGCTTCCTGACCGACTCCAGATGCCTTCGGAGAGGTTCGTTCACCGCTGCCGGAAGCATCGTGATCCGATCCTTATCACCTTTCCCACTTCGAACCAGAATCTCACTGCGGGAGAAGTCAACGTCCTTAACCCTAAGCCGTAGGCATTCCATCAACCGAAGACCCGCGCCGTAAAGAAGCATCCCCATGATCCACTCAGGGCCACTGAGAAGGCTAACGATCGACTTGACCTCCTGCCGGGTCAATACCACGGGTAGCCTCTTCGGTCTCTTGGCGCGGACCACACCGTTCACGTATCCGATCTCCTTCCGCAATACCTCACGGTAGAGGAAGAGGATGGCGTTTAAGGCTTGGTTTTGCGTAGACGCGCTGACGTGAGATTCACTTGCCAAGTTGGTAAGAAACCGAGCAATGTCCTGCTCGCCCATCTCTGCGGGATGCCGCTTGTTGTGGAAGAAGATGAACCGCTTGATCCAGCCCACATACGCCTCCTCGGTTTTGGGACTGAGGTGGCGCGTACGAATGGCCTGGCGGACTTGGTCGAGCAGCCTGGGTTTTGGTGCACCGGGAGGAAGAGTGGTGCCGATGGCGGGTTGTAGATTCGGACTTGTCATGGTGGGTCTGTAGTCTTTCAGACTTCTCACATTAGCATGCATGGCGATCTCCTTTCTGTGCATCAATGAAAGTCGCGACTAGGGGCGGTGGCGAGGTTGGCGTGTAGTCGTGGTTGCCAGAGGCGTTCGGCGACGAGGTGGACAACGCCCTGTTCGGCCTGCAGGGTTCCGGTGACGCCGAGGAGGGTAGCGGTTTTGGCTAACGTGGCGTAGCGCGCGAAGACCGTGGGCCAGAGGACGAGGTTCACGAAGCCGGTTTCGTCCTCCAGGGTCATGAAGGTGACGCCGCTCGCGGTGCCGGGACGCTGGCGGCAGATGACGAGGCCGGCGTAGCGCACGCGCGAGCCGTGACGCATTGAGGCGATTGTGCGGGCATCCTTGAGACCCTGGGCTGTGAGCGTGTCTCGTAGGGGTGCAAGCGGATGACCGCGGGGGCTGTGATCGGTGCGCCGGTAGTCCCAGGCGATCTCTTCGGCGACGCCGAGCGGTACAAGGGCAGGGCTGGTCTCGTGGGCAACCGTCGGCAGGGGAGTGGCTTCCGACTGACATCCCAGCGCCCCCCATAGCGCCATTCGACGGTCTAACCTATCCTGAGCGGTACCGACGGAGCCGAACCCCTCGAAGGCGCCAGCCTCGGCCAGCGCCGTGAGCGTTCCCTTGTCTAATTCGGTGCGATGGGCGAAATCGGCAAGTGAGGTGAAGGGCGCGATGCAGCGCGCTTGCTCAATCTGATTCCAGTCGTCTTCACCCAGTCCCTTTACGTACCGCAGGCCCATCCGCACGGCGAAGCCGCCCGTGCTCTGCGGGCAGGGCTCCAGCGTGCAGTCCCAGGCGCTTACCTGCGCATCGATGGGCCGTACGAGAAGGCCGTGGCGCTTGGCGTCCTCGACGATGGTGGCCGGGGCGTAGAAACCCATCGGCTGGGCGTTCAGCAGTGCGCAGGTGAACTCCGCCGGGTAGTGGCGCTTCAGCCACGCCGTGGCATAGGCGATCAGGGCGAAGCTGGCGGCGTGCGCCTCGGGAAAACCGTACTCGCCGAAGCCACGGATCTGCGAGAAGACGCGCTCGGCGAACTCCGCGGCGATCCCTTTGGCCTGCATCCGCGAGATGAGGCGCTCGCGGTGGCGCTCGATCCGCCCCGGCCCTCGCCAGGCCGCCATGTCGCGCCGAAGCTGATCCGCCTCGCCGGGCGTATAGTCGGCGGCGATCATCGCCAGCCGCATCACCTGCTCCTGAAACAGCGGCACCCCCAGCGTCTTTTCCAGCACCGGCTGAAGGGACGGGTGAGGGTAGAGGACCGGCTCCTCGCCGCGACGGCGGCGCAGGTAGGGGTGAACCATGCCGCCCGTGATCGGGCCGGGGCGGACGATGCTTACCTCGATGACCAGGTCGTAGAAGGAGCGCGGCCGAAGCCGCGGCAGCATCGCCATCTGGGCCCGGCTTTCGATCTGGAACACCCCCACGGTGTCGGCCCGCTGGATCATCTCGAAGGTCGCCGGATCATTGGGTGGGATGGCGGCCATGTCCAGCTTGACGCCGCGGTGGTGCTTCAGCAGGCGGAAGCAGAGATCGAGGTGGCTGAGCGCCCCAAGCCCGAGCAGGTCCACCTTGAAGAGGCCCAGCGCCTCCAGGTCGTCCTTGTCCCACTGGATGACCGTGCGGCCCGGCATGGTGGCGTTCTCGACGGGGACGATGGTCCAGATCGGATCGTGGCCCAGCAGGAAGCCGCCGGGGTGGATGGAGAGGTGGCGGGGCGTCTCCAGAATCTCGTTGGACAGCCGCAGCAGATGCCGGTGCAGCGGCGTCTCGGGATTAAGCCCGGCCTGCCGCAGCGCCTCCGGCACCACGTCGCCGTGGTGGGAGAGAAGCCGGGCTAGGCGATCCATGGAGGTTTCCGGCAAGCCAAGCGCCTTGCCGACGTCGCGGACTGCCGACCGGGGCCGGTAGCGGATGACATTGGCCACCATCGCGGCATGGGAGCGCCCGTAGGTGTCGTAGACGTGCTGAATCACCTCCTCGCGCCGGTTGTGCTGGATGTCGAGGTCGATGTCGGGCGGCTCGGCGCGCTCCTTGGAGATGAACCGCTCGAACAACAGCCCCATCCGCACCGGGTCGATGGCCGTGATGCCGAGGCAGTAGCAGACCGCCGAGTTGGCTGCCGATCCCCGCCCCTGGCAGAGGATACCGCGCTGCCGGCAGAACTGGACGATCTCCCACATCGTCAGAAAGTAGCCCGGGTAGTCGAGGGCGTCGATGAGGTGTAGCTCCGTCTCGAGCTGCCTGACGACGTCGGATGGGACCTTGCCACCGTAGCGACGCCTGACGCCATCGAAGGTGAGCTGTCGCAGCCGTTGAGTAGAGCCTGCCCTGAGCGAAGCCGAAGGGGTGGCGCCGTCCGGAAGGCGCTCGGAGGGGTAGCAGTACCGAAGCTCGGTTAAGGAGAAGCTGCAGCGGCTGGCCATCTCCTCGGTCCGGGCGACGGCCGACGGATCGTCGGCGAACAGGGCCGCGAAGTCATGAGGCAGTTTCAGGTGATGCTCGGCGTTGGGTTTGAGTCGGCGGCCCGCAGCCGGGACGGCGACGCTGTGGCGGATTGCGGTGAGGGTATCCTGCAGGGGGCGACGGGCCGGTGTGTGGTACAGCACCTCCGTGGCTGCGACGAGGGGCAGGCCGTAGCGGGCGGCGCGCGCCCGTAGCCGCGCCTCCATTCGGACCTCGTCGGCCTGGCGGTGTCGGGCGAG
Proteins encoded in this region:
- a CDS encoding tyrosine recombinase XerD, with product MHANVRSLKDYRPTMTSPNLQPAIGTTLPPGAPKPRLLDQVRQAIRTRHLSPKTEEAYVGWIKRFIFFHNKRHPAEMGEQDIARFLTNLASESHVSASTQNQALNAILFLYREVLRKEIGYVNGVVRAKRPKRLPVVLTRQEVKSIVSLLSGPEWIMGMLLYGAGLRLMECLRLRVKDVDFSRSEILVRSGKGDKDRITMLPAAVNEPLRRHLESVRKQYETDLKSGYSGVALPNALERKYPNAGKEWSWQWVFPASSLYLDRQSGLRKRHHLHESVLQKAVRNAALKAGLSKPASPHTFRHSFATHLLEDGYDIRTIQELLGHRDVSTTMIYTHVLNRGGRGVNSPADRL
- the dnaE2_2 gene encoding DNA polymerase, with amino-acid sequence MTSYTPLWCKSHFSFLEGASHPDELVEEAHRLGLKSLALTDRDGVYGIVRAHVKARELGLHLIVGAQVTLVDHSILVLLAQDRDGYSNLCRLITTGQLRSPKGESSVTWDEVCRHAGGLIALWGGTSVGAGSPRPYWADETDPDDVAGQLRDAFGERLYALLARHRQADEVRMEARLRARAARYGLPLVAATEVLYHTPARRPLQDTLTAIRHSVAVPAAGRRLKPNAEHHLKLPHDFAALFADDPSAVARTEEMASRCSFSLTELRYCYPSERLPDGATPSASLRAGSTQRLRQLTFDGVRRRYGGKVPSDVVRQLETELHLIDALDYPGYFLTMWEIVQFCRQRGILCQGRGSAANSAVCYCLGITAIDPVRMGLLFERFISKERAEPPDIDLDIQHNRREEVIQHVYDTYGRSHAAMVANVIRYRPRSAVRDVGKALGLPETSMDRLARLLSHHGDVVPEALRQAGLNPETPLHRHLLRLSNEILETPRHLSIHPGGFLLGHDPIWTIVPVENATMPGRTVIQWDKDDLEALGLFKVDLLGLGALSHLDLCFRLLKHHRGVKLDMAAIPPNDPATFEMIQRADTVGVFQIESRAQMAMLPRLRPRSFYDLVIEVSIVRPGPITGGMVHPYLRRRRGEEPVLYPHPSLQPVLEKTLGVPLFQEQVMRLAMIAADYTPGEADQLRRDMAAWRGPGRIERHRERLISRMQAKGIAAEFAERVFSQIRGFGEYGFPEAHAASFALIAYATAWLKRHYPAEFTCALLNAQPMGFYAPATIVEDAKRHGLLVRPIDAQVSAWDCTLEPCPQSTGGFAVRMGLRYVKGLGEDDWNQIEQARCIAPFTSLADFAHRTELDKGTLTALAEAGAFEGFGSVGTAQDRLDRRMALWGALGCQSEATPLPTVAHETSPALVPLGVAEEIAWDYRRTDHSPRGHPLAPLRDTLTAQGLKDARTIASMRHGSRVRYAGLVICRQRPGTASGVTFMTLEDETGFVNLVLWPTVFARYATLAKTATLLGVTGTLQAEQGVVHLVAERLWQPRLHANLATAPSRDFH